From the Desulfuromonas acetoxidans DSM 684 genome, one window contains:
- a CDS encoding ABC transporter ATP-binding protein, giving the protein MVASGEVIRLQSARRSYDVGDSVVHALNGIDWSVMSGSSWAILGASGSGKSTLLNILGCLDRLTGGDYLLLGENVQHLDDDQLSDLRLKNFGFIFQSFNLINQLTVLENVEMPLYYAGVEPGLARRRARELTARVGLDAREAHRPAQLSGGQQQRVAIARALANDPPVLLADEPTGNLDSTTGGQILELLQELSEQGKTLITVTHDHVIARQMDDQLYLLDGRVVDAETRHD; this is encoded by the coding sequence ATGGTGGCAAGCGGGGAAGTGATTCGACTTCAATCGGCCCGGCGCAGCTACGATGTGGGAGATAGTGTTGTCCACGCCCTCAATGGCATTGACTGGTCGGTGATGTCCGGATCATCCTGGGCTATCCTCGGTGCCAGTGGCTCAGGGAAGAGTACTCTGCTCAATATTCTCGGCTGTCTCGATCGCCTGACCGGTGGTGATTATCTGTTGCTTGGCGAGAATGTTCAGCATCTTGATGACGACCAGCTCAGTGATCTGCGGTTGAAAAATTTCGGTTTTATTTTCCAAAGCTTCAACCTGATCAACCAGTTAACGGTGTTGGAAAATGTCGAAATGCCTCTGTATTACGCCGGCGTTGAACCGGGTCTGGCTCGTCGCCGGGCGCGGGAGCTGACCGCCCGGGTTGGGCTGGATGCACGTGAGGCGCATCGTCCGGCGCAGTTGTCGGGAGGCCAGCAACAGCGCGTAGCCATCGCCCGTGCGCTGGCCAATGATCCGCCCGTGCTACTGGCAGATGAACCGACCGGTAATCTCGATTCGACCACCGGCGGCCAGATACTCGAACTGCTCCAAGAGCTTTCCGAGCAAGGCAAAACCCTGATTACCGTCACCCACGATCACGTAATCGCCCGGCAGATGGATGACCAGCTCTATCTGTTGGATGGTCGGGTGGTGGATGCGGAGACGCGCCATGACTAA
- a CDS encoding ABC transporter permease, producing MTKFSVARDIRLGINNLMLHGLRSLLTMLGMVFGVASVIAMLAVGSGAGQETLQQIRELGSDVIIMDSVKPVAQDKQQQTTNILSVYGLTYRDVSHLRRTIPDVEMVVPVKIRREQVLLGSQAIAVRLVGTTPEWFRLVRRPLLAGRGLSPLDEERRSAVAVITEKLARELFPLQEILGSSVRVGGNSYRVVGVVQSAEVSGGEVQSLDENHDIYVPLATFRERQGDVLVKWSVGSRIVERVELHQVLVRMNSEKVVEKTASSLQRLVDYFHKKEDVTLQVPLALLRQAEKTQRRFNIVLGAIAGISLLVGGIGIMNIMLASVTERTREIGIRRAIGARRHQIVLQFLIETVVLSCCGGALGIALGLFLPWIITQLTGLSTVVTSASLILSLLISVTVGIVFGLYPAIRASRLDPIVALRHE from the coding sequence ATGACTAAATTCAGTGTGGCGCGTGATATCCGTCTGGGCATCAACAACCTGATGCTGCATGGTTTGCGCTCGTTGCTGACCATGCTGGGCATGGTGTTCGGTGTCGCCAGCGTGATCGCCATGCTTGCCGTCGGCAGCGGGGCCGGTCAGGAGACCTTGCAGCAGATTCGTGAGTTGGGCAGTGATGTGATCATCATGGATTCGGTCAAGCCGGTCGCTCAGGATAAACAGCAGCAGACGACGAATATTCTCAGTGTCTATGGCTTGACTTATCGCGATGTCAGCCACTTGAGGCGTACCATTCCCGATGTGGAGATGGTGGTGCCGGTCAAAATTCGCCGTGAACAGGTGTTGCTGGGATCACAGGCCATCGCAGTGCGTTTAGTGGGCACCACTCCCGAATGGTTCCGTTTAGTGAGACGGCCTTTGTTGGCCGGACGGGGGCTCAGTCCTCTTGACGAAGAGCGCCGCAGTGCTGTGGCGGTCATCACTGAGAAGCTGGCACGTGAGCTGTTCCCTTTGCAGGAGATTCTCGGCAGTTCTGTCCGGGTCGGTGGTAACAGCTATCGAGTGGTCGGGGTGGTGCAAAGTGCCGAGGTTTCCGGGGGCGAAGTGCAGTCGCTGGATGAAAACCATGATATCTATGTGCCGTTGGCGACATTTCGCGAGCGTCAGGGCGATGTGCTTGTGAAGTGGAGTGTCGGCTCGCGCATTGTTGAGCGGGTGGAATTGCATCAGGTGCTGGTGCGGATGAACTCTGAAAAGGTGGTGGAGAAAACCGCTTCCTCGTTGCAGCGTCTTGTGGATTATTTTCACAAGAAAGAGGATGTCACCCTGCAAGTGCCGCTGGCCCTGCTGCGTCAAGCGGAAAAAACCCAGCGCCGATTCAATATTGTGCTGGGTGCCATTGCCGGGATCAGCCTGCTGGTTGGTGGAATCGGCATTATGAATATCATGCTCGCCTCGGTGACTGAGCGGACTCGGGAGATCGGCATTCGCCGGGCGATCGGTGCGCGGCGTCACCAGATTGTCCTGCAGTTTCTGATTGAAACCGTGGTACTGTCATGCTGTGGGGGAGCCTTGGGAATTGCTCTCGGCCTGTTTTTGCCGTGGATTATTACCCAGTTGACCGGTTTGAGTACGGTGGTTACCTCCGCCAGTCTGATTCTGTCTTTGTTGATCAGCGTTACCGTCGGCATTGTGTTTGGCCTCTATCCGGCTATTCGTGCTTCCCGTCTTGATCCTATTGTTGCGTTGCGCCATGAATGA
- a CDS encoding YgiQ family radical SAM protein: MNDRSKNDNLTRFIPTSRAEMDARGWQELDVLFVSGDAYVDHPAFGVPLLARWLESLGYRVGIVAQPDWRRADDFLVMGRPRLCVAISSGAMDSMVNHYTAARKKRRDDAYTPGGQSGARPNRAIIAYTAAVKGALKGVPVIIGGIEASLRRMAHYDYWSEQVRRSVLIDSKADLLVYGMGETALAEIVRHLDDGEPVSALNAIRGTAWVTNSPPADAVCLPDYEMVEQDVAAYAKAFALSEQMGQKTQAQAHGSRWVVVNPPTVALEEAQLDALYALPFARRPHFSYRQSIPAFEQIRWSVTSHRGCQGGCAFCAIARHQGRRVQSRSQSSVVEEVRQLSCDEDFRGTITDVGGPTANMYGIEVEDGGKCARCQRISCLFPQICSNLQVRNGRAARLLRRVREIKGVKHVFVASGVRYDLLEQQGDYLKGLLEHHVGGLLKVAPEALSDPLLKVMRKPAAQAFGRFVEAFRADSRRRGKRRGIVPYLMAGHPGSTLNDMIDTALFLKRYHLRVEQVQEFTPTPGTLATCMYHTGIDPFSGQSVEICRSEKQRRWQKALLLYHLPASRKPILEALRSCAREQDGAALFGGGRERSGAEPLDRKAPRHDRSPRRKKTLRPKRR; encoded by the coding sequence ATGAATGACCGCAGTAAAAATGATAACTTGACCCGATTTATTCCCACCAGCCGTGCAGAGATGGATGCGCGGGGTTGGCAGGAACTAGATGTGCTGTTCGTCAGTGGCGATGCCTACGTTGATCATCCCGCCTTTGGCGTGCCGTTATTGGCGCGCTGGCTGGAATCGTTGGGTTATCGGGTTGGTATTGTGGCGCAACCGGATTGGCGGCGGGCCGATGATTTTCTGGTCATGGGGCGTCCGCGTTTATGTGTTGCCATCTCCTCCGGGGCCATGGATTCCATGGTTAATCACTACACGGCGGCGCGCAAAAAACGCCGTGACGATGCCTATACCCCCGGAGGTCAGAGTGGGGCGCGGCCTAATCGGGCGATTATTGCTTATACGGCTGCGGTTAAAGGGGCACTCAAGGGGGTGCCGGTGATCATTGGCGGTATTGAGGCCAGTTTGCGCCGCATGGCCCATTACGATTACTGGAGTGAGCAGGTGCGGCGCTCCGTGTTGATCGACAGCAAAGCCGATCTGCTGGTCTACGGCATGGGCGAGACTGCTCTGGCGGAGATTGTCCGCCATCTTGATGACGGTGAGCCGGTCAGTGCACTGAACGCTATTCGCGGCACCGCCTGGGTGACGAATAGCCCTCCTGCAGATGCCGTGTGCTTGCCGGACTATGAGATGGTTGAACAAGACGTTGCCGCCTATGCCAAAGCGTTTGCTTTATCGGAGCAGATGGGGCAAAAGACGCAGGCGCAAGCGCACGGTTCACGTTGGGTGGTGGTAAATCCCCCAACGGTTGCCCTTGAAGAGGCGCAACTGGATGCCCTCTATGCCTTGCCTTTTGCCCGACGGCCACATTTTTCCTATCGCCAATCAATTCCTGCTTTTGAACAGATCCGCTGGTCGGTGACCAGTCACCGTGGCTGTCAGGGCGGTTGTGCGTTCTGTGCCATTGCCCGTCATCAGGGGCGCCGGGTCCAGTCGCGCTCGCAAAGTTCTGTCGTTGAAGAAGTGCGTCAGCTCAGTTGCGATGAGGATTTTCGCGGCACGATCACTGATGTTGGCGGTCCTACCGCCAATATGTACGGCATAGAGGTTGAGGACGGGGGGAAATGCGCCCGATGTCAGCGCATTAGTTGTTTGTTCCCCCAGATCTGTAGCAATTTACAGGTACGCAACGGTCGGGCCGCGCGCCTGTTGCGCCGTGTCAGGGAGATCAAGGGCGTCAAGCACGTGTTTGTTGCCTCAGGGGTGCGTTACGATCTGCTTGAGCAGCAGGGTGATTATCTCAAAGGCTTGCTGGAGCACCATGTTGGCGGGTTGCTCAAGGTGGCTCCTGAAGCATTGAGCGACCCCTTGCTCAAGGTGATGCGCAAGCCTGCGGCGCAGGCGTTTGGTCGCTTTGTTGAGGCTTTTCGCGCGGATAGTCGTCGCCGAGGCAAACGGCGTGGCATTGTTCCCTATCTGATGGCCGGTCACCCTGGATCCACTCTCAATGATATGATTGACACAGCGCTGTTTCTCAAACGGTACCACCTGCGTGTGGAACAGGTGCAGGAATTTACGCCGACACCGGGAACGCTGGCTACCTGTATGTATCACACCGGAATCGATCCGTTTAGCGGGCAATCCGTTGAGATCTGCCGTTCCGAAAAACAAAGGCGTTGGCAAAAAGCGTTGTTGCTTTACCATCTTCCAGCCAGCCGAAAGCCTATCCTCGAAGCGTTGCGCTCCTGTGCCCGTGAACAGGATGGTGCAGCCCTGTTTGGTGGTGGTCGCGAACGTTCTGGTGCAGAACCTCTGGATCGTAAGGCACCGCGCCATGATCGGTCGCCGCGGCGAAAAAAAACACTCCGCCCGAAAAGGCGCTGA
- a CDS encoding GPMC system MBL fold metallohydrolase, whose amino-acid sequence MAEEPLTITILGSGTSSGVPVIGCDCPVCRSAHERNARMRCSALLAWGEFRVLIDTATDLRQQALVHQMDRVDAVLYTHAHADHVNGIDDLRCFNALSGKDIPVYGASWMIAQLQHSFAYVFRQQNGGFRPRLTPRVISGPFELFGRLVVPVTLRHGKDDVIGYRIGSLGYLTDCSEIPQQAREQLQGLDVLVIDGLRFRHHPTHFTIADAIEMAQLLQAKRVILTHLSHDVEYVRDSSQLPEHVEFAYDGLSVTLGSE is encoded by the coding sequence ATGGCTGAAGAGCCCCTTACTATAACCATCCTTGGCTCCGGCACCAGCAGTGGTGTTCCGGTGATTGGCTGTGACTGCCCGGTGTGCCGGTCGGCTCATGAGCGTAATGCACGAATGCGCTGCAGTGCCTTGTTAGCCTGGGGAGAGTTTCGGGTGCTGATTGATACGGCGACGGATTTGCGACAGCAGGCACTGGTTCACCAGATGGATCGGGTGGACGCGGTACTCTACACCCATGCCCATGCCGATCATGTCAATGGTATTGACGATTTACGCTGTTTCAATGCCCTGTCGGGAAAAGATATTCCCGTTTACGGCGCATCATGGATGATCGCCCAGCTTCAACACAGTTTCGCCTATGTTTTCCGCCAGCAAAACGGCGGGTTTCGACCCCGTTTGACCCCCAGAGTTATCTCAGGGCCGTTTGAGCTGTTTGGACGCCTGGTGGTGCCGGTGACGTTACGACATGGTAAGGATGATGTCATCGGTTATCGCATTGGATCGCTGGGTTATCTGACGGATTGCAGCGAGATTCCACAACAGGCTCGGGAGCAATTGCAGGGACTTGATGTGTTGGTGATTGACGGATTGCGCTTTCGCCATCATCCGACCCATTTCACCATTGCTGACGCGATTGAAATGGCACAACTGCTGCAAGCAAAACGGGTAATTTTAACGCATCTGAGTCACGACGTAGAGTATGTTCGTGACAGCAGTCAATTGCCAGAACATGTTGAATTTGCCTATGACGGGCTGTCTGTTACCCTTGGATCAGAGTAA
- a CDS encoding TIGR04442 family protein: MHQELRLHGHIDDSIEYYVTVAAHQAEGCHFYERDDEVLRIFSPGNEVRLDRTGLRHWGNGGTFCEYMYGIDQPLPDLLKREVKNRLVMYGASYRDNGELEFCDDTSERIPYDTIFEEGHAISNCFFFVTGSIYGALKTQQEGLLCLLGKVLKRTPYVAANDDARLVDELFGLLGHKSHFYLIRLLNKKHQAYAELFRNLYFKYRTIPDEEYENLTVLAQRLGISDHQQKRIRIAVMYAHRDNRMVVDEYRDILVDCHLRGTISRQENARLTRLKTLATRNKIPPALFDPLEENLKYDKLVDQEQDYIAETREILSGLLLNRLRLDQAITRDDMVRLLEAKRLAMNNRDYLFDQILLETSKACDEMVFAGADVASVEKLSSIIDYFEHYERSVTEINNLAFMVGVRIEEPVLRGLQRSCKALDRLDQGLFDRLLFKDLLSNKFLGFYGRRKVLILRQALRQGWSVDAMIDALQNVSRDENLYGRLLGIVKEQLRIKYARAVTWQDRSALRDEVAAILVCQDGEKEPFPEQIFYDVMVNVEKEFFYLQELLPRIIRDSDIALREDFLINSGLDRFYIEELENSYLLRHGLDERVLSAVRKSTDGRD; this comes from the coding sequence ATGCATCAGGAATTACGACTTCACGGCCATATTGACGACAGTATCGAATACTATGTCACTGTGGCTGCACACCAAGCTGAAGGGTGTCACTTTTACGAGCGTGACGATGAGGTGCTGCGCATCTTTTCGCCTGGTAATGAGGTGCGCCTTGATCGCACGGGCCTGCGCCATTGGGGGAACGGCGGAACCTTTTGCGAATACATGTACGGTATTGATCAACCGCTGCCGGACCTGCTCAAGCGCGAGGTCAAAAACCGTCTGGTGATGTACGGCGCCAGTTACCGGGATAACGGTGAATTGGAGTTTTGTGACGACACCTCGGAGCGGATCCCCTACGATACGATTTTTGAAGAAGGTCATGCGATCAGCAATTGCTTTTTTTTTGTGACCGGCTCCATTTATGGGGCGTTAAAAACCCAGCAGGAAGGCTTGCTGTGCCTGTTGGGTAAGGTGCTCAAGCGCACGCCCTATGTGGCCGCCAACGATGATGCCAGACTGGTGGATGAACTGTTTGGATTGTTGGGCCACAAAAGTCATTTTTATCTGATTCGTCTGCTTAACAAAAAACATCAGGCTTACGCGGAGCTGTTCCGTAATCTGTATTTCAAGTATCGGACGATCCCCGATGAAGAATACGAAAACCTGACCGTGCTCGCTCAGCGACTCGGTATCAGTGACCATCAGCAGAAGCGTATCCGTATTGCCGTCATGTATGCCCATCGTGACAACCGCATGGTGGTTGACGAATATCGGGATATCCTGGTTGATTGCCATCTGCGTGGTACGATCAGTCGTCAGGAAAATGCGCGACTGACCCGTTTGAAGACCCTGGCAACGCGCAACAAAATTCCCCCGGCATTGTTTGATCCGCTCGAAGAAAATCTTAAATACGACAAACTGGTGGACCAGGAACAGGATTATATCGCCGAAACGCGCGAGATTCTTTCCGGTCTTTTGCTCAACCGGCTGCGTCTCGACCAGGCGATCACGCGTGATGACATGGTGCGTCTACTTGAAGCCAAGCGCCTGGCTATGAATAATCGTGATTACCTGTTTGACCAGATCCTGTTGGAAACCAGTAAGGCCTGCGACGAGATGGTTTTTGCCGGAGCTGATGTCGCTTCGGTGGAAAAGCTGTCGTCCATTATCGATTATTTCGAGCACTATGAACGCAGTGTCACCGAGATCAACAACTTGGCTTTTATGGTCGGAGTGCGCATTGAAGAACCGGTTCTGCGTGGTTTGCAGCGAAGCTGCAAGGCTCTGGACCGGTTGGACCAGGGCTTGTTTGATCGTTTATTGTTTAAAGATCTGCTCAGTAATAAATTCCTCGGTTTTTACGGGCGGCGCAAAGTTCTTATCTTGCGCCAGGCGCTTCGCCAAGGGTGGAGTGTTGATGCCATGATCGATGCCCTTCAGAACGTCTCGCGCGATGAAAATCTCTATGGCCGCCTGCTGGGGATTGTCAAGGAACAACTGCGGATCAAATATGCCCGGGCCGTGACCTGGCAGGATCGCTCGGCTCTTCGAGATGAGGTGGCGGCGATTCTTGTTTGCCAGGATGGTGAAAAGGAACCGTTTCCGGAGCAGATTTTTTACGATGTGATGGTGAATGTTGAGAAAGAGTTTTTTTATCTTCAGGAGCTGCTGCCGAGGATTATTCGTGACAGTGATATTGCATTACGGGAAGATTTTCTGATCAATAGCGGATTGGATCGTTTTTATATTGAAGAGCTGGAGAACAGTTATCTGTTGCGCCATGGGCTGGACGAGCGGGTTTTGTCTGCCGTCAGAAAAAGCACTGACGGGCGGGACTAG
- a CDS encoding PAS domain-containing protein: protein MKAPMEECYCRSLSSENIEKAYDFCSGDYKACAIFQNVFRAQDVVAAQVAKDSCPVIGLFTGSQRLLQMQARQELSLQVLELLESNPSARNMFRDFIYMLRNFCSVNDITLYILDGDNHLHQEIVGCQGDEVTELMVPKKLDCICGQVLEGDVPDQTLSRNDSGVYWTNDRTSLSQEAAQGLNACINTCCPEQKEGSLALLPVHYQGRTVGVVRINDPKADLFTRDDIRFLDGVCSALSVIVGRARAERNREYAEMIVDTLTSPIAVVDRDYVLRKINGEYLRWLGRTDADVHGRKMVEIVGETVFSQAYAPLLDRAFGGEQVKEKITMDFPDHPAISCSVRCLPHFDAEGSVDAVVIAFHSLE from the coding sequence ATGAAAGCGCCGATGGAAGAGTGCTACTGCCGCAGTCTCAGTAGCGAAAACATCGAAAAAGCGTACGACTTCTGCAGTGGTGATTATAAAGCCTGCGCGATTTTTCAGAATGTTTTTCGCGCACAGGACGTGGTTGCGGCTCAGGTCGCCAAAGATTCGTGTCCGGTCATTGGCCTGTTTACCGGCAGCCAGCGATTGCTGCAGATGCAGGCCCGCCAGGAGCTGAGTCTTCAGGTACTTGAACTGTTGGAAAGCAATCCTTCGGCGCGCAACATGTTTCGCGATTTTATTTATATGCTGCGCAACTTCTGTTCGGTCAATGATATTACCCTGTATATCCTTGATGGGGATAATCATCTGCATCAGGAGATTGTCGGTTGCCAGGGCGACGAAGTGACGGAGCTGATGGTGCCAAAAAAACTCGACTGTATTTGTGGGCAGGTCCTCGAAGGGGACGTGCCGGACCAGACGCTTAGCCGTAACGACTCAGGCGTGTACTGGACCAATGATCGCACCTCGCTGTCTCAAGAAGCCGCGCAGGGGCTTAATGCGTGCATTAATACCTGTTGCCCGGAGCAGAAAGAGGGCTCTTTGGCGCTGCTTCCGGTTCATTACCAGGGACGCACGGTCGGTGTGGTGCGGATCAACGATCCCAAAGCCGATCTGTTTACCCGCGACGATATCCGTTTTCTTGACGGCGTATGCTCTGCACTGAGTGTGATTGTCGGCCGGGCGCGCGCTGAACGCAATCGTGAGTACGCTGAGATGATTGTCGATACACTCACATCGCCGATCGCTGTTGTAGACCGCGACTATGTACTCCGCAAAATCAATGGCGAATATCTGCGTTGGCTCGGGCGAACAGACGCTGATGTTCATGGGCGGAAGATGGTCGAAATTGTTGGAGAAACGGTATTTTCACAGGCGTATGCCCCTTTGTTGGACCGGGCTTTTGGAGGCGAACAGGTGAAAGAGAAAATCACGATGGATTTCCCTGATCATCCGGCGATTTCCTGCAGTGTACGGTGCTTGCCTCACTTTGATGCCGAGGGAAGTGTTGATGCGGTGGTTATCGCGTTCCATTCGCTGGAATAA
- a CDS encoding cation acetate symporter, producing MINTQEPLAVALFLCVVAVGIGLSAQLVRRTSSPSEYFVAGGSIHWAVNGLAFIGDYLSAASFLGVGGLIATVGYDGFLYSIGFLAGWAFALLVVAEPFRRFGRVTFTDVIDARFRSRGVRFTAAVSTLVICLCYLIPQMVGVGTLVTPLLGIPYYLGILLIGTVVTIIVATSGMASTTYVQCLKGIALLTVSSWLAFAVLERGLVELPPLDGEEVVAERGHGGYSLPDGLTLEAGWSTSGAWQAGFLPVIEPDGRRSLWQVDAATESQAVLVRSHYAVTYDDEMMVDGISPPPPIPVSVGRLAQRSSLCGPSSLNPVTFLRCFSDSELYVWNRQTFLEQDQLVTAYRRERKSGAEVLSTGGLFDLPSKDWASRLDFISLMVALLCGTAALPHILIRYYTVGNHSAARKSTVLAIGGICLFYCACLIMSLGAMSGQAVNLLDSNMTIPLLAKTLGAAAFAVVTAVAFAAVLGSVSGLIIAASGAVAHDLMDCFLGITMNSKEKVVVGRMSAFIVGCGAIYFGLIFEGMNVSYLAGLTFALAAAANLPALLMALFWSKTTGRGVVCSMLTGLVGSFILILISPEMYVRYGRPAADAPFALNNPALVMLPVSLLVLILISRRYPDPRSA from the coding sequence ATGATCAATACTCAGGAGCCGTTGGCCGTTGCCCTGTTTCTCTGTGTTGTTGCAGTCGGCATCGGTCTGTCAGCCCAGTTGGTTCGGCGTACCTCTTCGCCGTCGGAATACTTTGTTGCCGGCGGTTCGATCCATTGGGCGGTCAACGGTCTGGCATTTATCGGTGACTATCTTTCCGCAGCGTCCTTCTTGGGGGTCGGCGGCCTGATTGCCACTGTTGGTTACGACGGCTTTCTCTACTCGATTGGCTTTCTGGCGGGCTGGGCTTTTGCCCTGCTGGTGGTGGCCGAGCCCTTTCGTCGTTTTGGCCGGGTGACGTTTACCGATGTGATTGATGCCCGGTTCCGCTCGCGCGGTGTTCGCTTTACAGCAGCAGTGAGCACACTGGTGATCTGTCTGTGTTATCTCATTCCACAGATGGTTGGTGTCGGAACGCTGGTGACACCATTGTTGGGAATTCCTTACTACTTGGGGATTTTACTGATTGGAACCGTTGTGACGATTATTGTCGCCACTTCGGGAATGGCCTCGACAACCTATGTGCAATGTCTCAAAGGGATTGCTCTTTTGACGGTTTCTTCGTGGCTGGCTTTTGCCGTCCTGGAGCGAGGCCTGGTTGAGTTGCCTCCTCTTGACGGAGAAGAGGTGGTCGCAGAGCGTGGCCACGGTGGCTATAGCCTGCCCGATGGGTTGACTCTGGAGGCGGGGTGGAGCACGTCCGGAGCCTGGCAGGCCGGTTTTCTCCCTGTCATTGAACCCGATGGTCGACGAAGTCTGTGGCAGGTTGATGCCGCCACCGAGTCGCAGGCTGTTCTGGTCCGCAGTCATTACGCTGTGACTTACGATGATGAAATGATGGTGGATGGCATCAGTCCACCTCCGCCGATTCCTGTCTCTGTCGGTCGTCTGGCACAACGCTCCAGCCTGTGTGGCCCCTCTTCGTTAAATCCCGTCACATTTTTGCGCTGCTTTTCCGACAGTGAGTTGTATGTGTGGAACCGTCAGACTTTTCTTGAACAGGACCAGTTGGTGACTGCTTATCGTCGGGAGCGTAAATCCGGCGCTGAGGTGTTGAGTACCGGTGGCCTTTTTGATCTGCCGAGTAAAGATTGGGCGTCCCGGCTTGATTTTATTTCACTGATGGTGGCGCTATTGTGCGGAACGGCAGCGTTGCCGCATATTTTGATCCGCTATTATACGGTTGGTAATCATAGCGCAGCACGCAAGTCAACCGTCCTGGCTATTGGCGGGATCTGCCTGTTTTATTGTGCCTGCCTGATTATGAGTCTGGGGGCCATGTCGGGCCAGGCGGTCAATCTGCTCGACAGCAATATGACGATCCCGTTGTTGGCCAAAACTCTCGGCGCAGCCGCTTTTGCCGTTGTTACAGCCGTGGCTTTTGCCGCCGTGCTCGGCAGTGTCAGTGGTTTGATCATTGCCGCTTCAGGAGCAGTTGCCCATGACCTGATGGATTGTTTTCTCGGAATTACCATGAACTCAAAGGAGAAAGTGGTGGTGGGGCGCATGTCGGCGTTTATCGTTGGCTGTGGTGCCATTTATTTCGGGTTGATCTTTGAGGGGATGAATGTTTCCTATCTGGCCGGTTTGACATTTGCCCTGGCTGCTGCGGCAAATCTTCCGGCGTTGCTCATGGCACTATTCTGGTCAAAAACCACTGGAAGGGGCGTCGTTTGCTCCATGCTGACGGGGCTGGTTGGTTCCTTTATTCTTATTCTGATCTCACCGGAGATGTATGTTCGCTATGGACGCCCTGCAGCTGATGCTCCCTTTGCTCTCAACAATCCGGCCCTGGTGATGCTTCCTGTGTCCCTGCTGGTTCTGATCCTGATTTCCAGGCGCTATCCTGACCCACGTTCCGCTTGA
- a CDS encoding DUF4212 domain-containing protein — MNKDININFFKPVGDFMKKDVAMKKKLLIVWFVATYGFLFLLKLVADPGKTVELTLNTGEKITQVSGVSFLTETQFLGFPFHYWYSGQFLIVLFIFLCYVYCKFIDKLESEYDK; from the coding sequence ATGAATAAAGATATCAACATTAATTTTTTTAAGCCCGTCGGCGATTTTATGAAAAAAGACGTGGCGATGAAAAAAAAGCTGCTTATCGTCTGGTTTGTAGCGACCTACGGATTTCTCTTTCTTTTGAAGCTTGTTGCTGATCCCGGTAAAACGGTTGAGCTGACATTGAACACCGGTGAGAAAATCACCCAGGTGTCCGGCGTGAGTTTCCTGACCGAAACACAGTTCCTCGGCTTCCCGTTTCACTACTGGTATTCAGGGCAGTTCCTGATCGTACTGTTTATTTTCCTGTGCTACGTGTACTGCAAGTTTATCGACAAGCTTGAGTCCGAATACGACAAATAA